The following proteins are co-located in the Corynebacterium kalinowskii genome:
- the prfB gene encoding peptide chain release factor 2, with amino-acid sequence MRPEISAELSQLDTTLTSIEKVMDPAEMSDRVRELEQKASDPSLWDDPDNAQQVTSALSAVQASLRKVTDLRQRLEDLPIMYDLAEEEGESTELADEELAELRADIASLEVKTMLSGEYDAREAVISIRSGAGGVDAADWAEMLMRMYVRWAEKNDHKVDVYDISYAEEAGIKSATFVVHGEYMYGTLSVEQGAHRLVRISPFDNQGRRQTSFAEVEVLPVVEQTDSIDISDSEIRVDVYRSSGPGGQSVNTTDSAVRLTHIPTGIVVTCQNEKSQIQNKASAMRVLQAKLLERKRQEERAEMDALGAGGNASWGNQMRSYVLHPYQMVKDLRMNYEENDPSKVLDGGIDGFLEAGIRWRMSQVEQ; translated from the coding sequence ATGCGCCCGGAGATTTCTGCAGAACTAAGCCAATTGGACACCACCCTCACCAGTATTGAAAAGGTGATGGATCCGGCAGAAATGTCTGACCGCGTGCGCGAACTGGAGCAAAAGGCCTCTGACCCTTCGCTGTGGGATGACCCCGACAATGCCCAGCAAGTGACCTCGGCGCTCTCCGCCGTCCAGGCCTCCCTGCGTAAAGTGACGGACCTGCGCCAGCGTCTCGAAGACCTGCCGATCATGTACGACCTCGCCGAAGAAGAAGGTGAAAGCACGGAGCTTGCCGACGAAGAATTGGCCGAGCTACGGGCTGATATTGCCTCTCTCGAAGTCAAGACCATGCTTTCGGGCGAATACGATGCCCGCGAGGCCGTGATCAGTATCCGTTCTGGCGCCGGTGGCGTCGATGCCGCGGACTGGGCTGAAATGCTCATGCGCATGTACGTGCGTTGGGCGGAGAAGAACGATCACAAAGTGGATGTCTACGACATTTCCTATGCCGAAGAAGCTGGCATCAAGTCCGCCACCTTCGTTGTCCACGGCGAGTACATGTACGGCACGCTGTCCGTGGAGCAGGGCGCGCATCGACTGGTGCGCATCTCTCCCTTTGATAACCAAGGCCGCCGCCAGACGTCTTTTGCTGAGGTAGAGGTGCTGCCAGTCGTAGAACAGACGGACTCCATCGACATCTCAGACTCCGAGATCCGCGTCGATGTCTACCGGTCTTCGGGCCCTGGTGGTCAGTCTGTGAATACTACGGACTCAGCAGTTCGACTGACCCACATTCCGACCGGCATCGTGGTGACCTGTCAGAACGAAAAATCCCAGATTCAAAACAAGGCCTCAGCGATGCGCGTTCTGCAGGCGAAGCTGTTGGAACGCAAGCGACAGGAAGAGCGCGCCGAAATGGACGCCCTCGGAGCTGGCGGCAACGCCTCCTGGGGCAACCAAATGCGCTCCTACGTGCTGCATCCTTATCAAATGGTGAAAGACCTGCGGATGAACTACGAGGAAAACGACCCGTCCAAGGTGCTTGATGGCGGGATCGACGGCTTCTTGGAAGCCGGCATCCGCTGGCGGATGTCGCAGGTGGAGCAATAA
- the ftsE gene encoding cell division ATP-binding protein FtsE produces MIRFDQVTKSYKTSTRPALDNVSVEIEKGEFVFLIGPSGSGKSTFLQLMLKEEVPTSGDVFVSDFHVNKLRGGQVNKLRQHIGYVFQDFRLLQKKTVYQNVAFALEVIGRPKNTIEKSVMETLEMVGLDAKANRMPAELSGGEQQRVAIARAFVNRPLVLLADEPTGNLDPDTAQDIMVLLNRINKFGTTVIMSTHNAQAVNNMRRRVIELHMGKLVRDEAHGVYGEGR; encoded by the coding sequence GTGATTAGATTCGACCAGGTGACAAAGTCTTACAAGACCTCGACCCGCCCGGCGCTGGACAACGTCTCGGTAGAGATTGAAAAAGGGGAGTTCGTCTTCCTCATTGGCCCGTCCGGCTCGGGTAAATCGACATTCCTTCAGCTGATGCTGAAGGAGGAAGTGCCGACCTCGGGCGATGTGTTCGTGTCGGATTTCCACGTCAATAAGTTGCGGGGCGGGCAGGTGAACAAGCTGCGCCAGCACATTGGCTACGTGTTCCAGGACTTCCGGCTTCTGCAGAAGAAGACGGTCTACCAGAACGTGGCCTTTGCCCTAGAGGTGATCGGTCGCCCAAAGAACACTATTGAAAAGTCGGTCATGGAGACGCTGGAAATGGTGGGGCTCGACGCCAAAGCCAACCGTATGCCGGCCGAGCTTTCTGGCGGTGAACAGCAACGTGTCGCTATCGCGCGCGCTTTTGTGAACCGTCCGCTCGTCCTGCTCGCAGATGAGCCCACCGGCAACCTCGACCCAGACACCGCCCAAGACATCATGGTGCTGCTCAACCGTATTAATAAGTTCGGTACCACTGTGATCATGTCCACGCACAACGCGCAGGCAGTGAACAACATGCGTCGTCGCGTGATCGAGCTGCACATGGGCAAGCTGGTCCGCGACGAAGCACACGGCGTGTACGGAGAGGGGCGTTAA
- a CDS encoding FeoA family protein, which translates to MFQRSVDTVCVRKDCISADKAPVGCLASLPECCLERAIQRNPALAMRLQELGLRPGTSVKLGQKVAGGGRIVTIGTARYAIDRDTLRQLDVQL; encoded by the coding sequence ATGTTTCAGCGTTCGGTGGACACCGTGTGTGTCCGAAAAGACTGCATTTCCGCAGACAAGGCCCCAGTGGGGTGCCTTGCCAGCCTTCCGGAATGCTGTTTGGAGCGAGCCATACAGCGCAACCCTGCCCTTGCTATGCGTTTGCAAGAACTCGGCCTTCGCCCTGGCACCAGCGTGAAGTTGGGGCAAAAAGTTGCCGGTGGTGGCCGGATCGTCACGATCGGCACTGCCCGCTATGCCATTGACCGCGACACGCTGCGTCAACTCGACGTACAGCTGTGA
- a CDS encoding methylmalonyl-CoA carboxytransferase subunit 5S: protein MSPRKIGVTEVALRDAHQSLMATRMAMEDMVGICEEIDQAGFWSVECWGGATFDSCIRFLNEDPWERLRTFRKLMPNSRLQMLLRGQNLLGYRHYEDMVVDKFVEKSAENGMDVFRVFDALNDPRNLERAMNAVTKVDKHAQGTICYTVSPLHTVEGYIEQAGRLLDMGASSIALKDMAALLKPQPAYDIVKGIKDKYGEDTQINVHCHSTTGVTLVTLMKSIEAGADVVDTAISSMSLGPGHNPTESLVEMLEGTEYDTDLDMDKLIKIRDHFKAVRPKYKEFESKTLVDTNIFLSQIPGGMLSNMESQLRAQGAGDRIDEVMREVPVVRKDAGYPPLVTPSSQIVGTQAVFNVLMGRYKVMTAEFADLMLGYYGECIGERNPELIEQAAQQTKKEAITCRPADLLEPEWGSLQEQAAALEGFDGTDEDVLTNALFPGVAPGFFKARPEGPKNVGKTAEQLEKEKAAASGASNAVQEPIQYKVTVGGRSQTVKVEPA, encoded by the coding sequence ATGAGCCCACGAAAAATTGGTGTTACTGAAGTTGCCCTCCGTGATGCCCACCAGTCCCTCATGGCCACCCGCATGGCGATGGAAGACATGGTCGGAATCTGTGAAGAAATCGATCAAGCTGGATTCTGGTCCGTCGAGTGCTGGGGCGGTGCGACATTCGACTCCTGCATCCGCTTCCTCAATGAAGACCCATGGGAGCGCCTGCGCACGTTCCGCAAGTTGATGCCTAATTCCCGCCTGCAAATGCTCCTACGTGGCCAGAACCTGCTGGGTTACCGCCACTACGAGGACATGGTGGTGGACAAGTTCGTCGAAAAGTCCGCAGAAAACGGCATGGATGTCTTCCGCGTTTTCGACGCACTCAATGACCCTCGCAACCTCGAGCGCGCGATGAACGCCGTGACCAAGGTTGACAAGCACGCCCAGGGTACGATCTGCTACACCGTCTCCCCGCTGCATACGGTGGAAGGCTACATCGAGCAAGCAGGTCGCTTGCTGGACATGGGCGCCTCCTCCATTGCGCTCAAAGACATGGCTGCGCTGCTCAAGCCACAGCCTGCCTACGACATTGTCAAGGGCATCAAGGATAAGTACGGCGAGGACACCCAGATCAACGTCCACTGCCACTCAACTACCGGCGTAACGCTAGTTACGCTGATGAAGTCCATTGAAGCCGGAGCCGATGTCGTCGATACGGCCATTTCTTCCATGTCCCTCGGCCCGGGCCACAACCCGACCGAATCCCTGGTCGAGATGCTCGAAGGTACCGAGTACGACACGGATCTTGATATGGACAAACTGATCAAGATCCGCGACCACTTCAAGGCAGTGCGCCCGAAGTACAAAGAATTCGAGTCCAAGACTCTGGTCGATACCAACATCTTCCTCTCCCAGATCCCGGGCGGCATGCTCTCCAACATGGAGTCCCAGCTGCGCGCCCAGGGCGCTGGCGACCGCATCGACGAAGTGATGCGCGAAGTACCTGTTGTCCGCAAGGACGCCGGATACCCACCTCTCGTGACTCCGTCTTCCCAGATCGTCGGCACCCAGGCTGTGTTCAACGTCCTGATGGGCCGCTACAAGGTCATGACCGCAGAGTTCGCCGACCTCATGCTCGGCTACTACGGCGAGTGCATCGGCGAGCGCAATCCTGAGCTAATCGAGCAGGCTGCGCAACAGACCAAGAAGGAAGCCATCACCTGCCGCCCAGCTGACCTGCTCGAACCAGAATGGGGCAGTCTGCAGGAGCAGGCTGCGGCACTTGAGGGCTTTGACGGCACCGACGAGGATGTCTTGACCAACGCGCTGTTCCCGGGCGTTGCGCCAGGCTTCTTCAAGGCTCGCCCTGAAGGACCAAAGAACGTCGGAAAGACTGCAGAGCAGCTCGAAAAGGAGAAGGCTGCTGCCTCCGGAGCTTCCAACGCAGTGCAAGAACCAATCCAGTACAAGGTCACCGTCGGTGGCCGCAGCCAGACCGTCAAGGTCGAGCCAGCCTAA
- a CDS encoding S1 family peptidase, whose product MSLKRPVRALIGSSIAVLALLAGTSSAQAYEAAPATFEGLVDGPNYHWRTDIQAQVMAQHLGPVLHRVPGSWFNAPDIPAEAKAHEGAGQALFGPGTPLFISNEKMCTLAVAGYDMHGNKVGITAGHCGAVGAEVFSADAPNAGVAGHVVQVAPDLDFAVVQFNQTAQLTRSYNGVTINAVGGQPAFGQQVCKKGVATGYTCGVAWDAYNSQVCAMQGDSGAPMFQGDRLIGVISGGNPIVPAGPCTNPWQGPLHMPTLASPIDRILERLNSQGGTGAGFYLA is encoded by the coding sequence ATGTCCCTCAAGCGCCCTGTCCGTGCACTCATCGGATCCTCGATTGCGGTGCTTGCCTTGTTGGCAGGCACATCATCGGCGCAGGCATACGAGGCAGCACCGGCAACTTTTGAAGGCCTCGTAGACGGTCCGAATTATCACTGGCGCACAGATATCCAGGCTCAGGTCATGGCACAACACCTCGGTCCTGTACTGCACCGAGTTCCGGGCAGTTGGTTCAACGCGCCTGACATCCCGGCCGAGGCGAAAGCACATGAAGGTGCAGGTCAAGCTCTCTTCGGTCCCGGTACGCCGCTGTTTATCAGTAACGAAAAGATGTGTACCCTCGCAGTCGCGGGGTACGACATGCACGGCAACAAGGTCGGTATCACTGCAGGACACTGCGGCGCAGTCGGTGCCGAGGTCTTTTCTGCGGACGCTCCGAACGCGGGCGTAGCCGGCCATGTTGTGCAGGTAGCCCCAGACCTAGATTTTGCGGTCGTTCAGTTCAATCAGACGGCGCAGCTCACCCGCTCATACAATGGCGTGACGATTAATGCCGTGGGTGGCCAACCGGCATTTGGCCAGCAAGTGTGCAAGAAGGGCGTGGCCACCGGCTACACCTGTGGTGTGGCATGGGATGCCTACAACTCGCAGGTCTGCGCGATGCAGGGTGACTCGGGTGCGCCGATGTTCCAGGGCGATCGTCTGATCGGCGTAATTTCTGGCGGTAACCCGATCGTTCCGGCAGGCCCGTGCACCAACCCATGGCAGGGCCCGCTGCACATGCCAACCCTGGCCTCGCCAATCGATCGGATTCTTGAACGCTTGAACAGTCAGGGCGGCACGGGCGCTGGCTTCTACCTAGCGTAG
- the feoB gene encoding ferrous iron transport protein B has protein sequence MSGGISSAPSCHATATTAVAPQGSQIVALVGAPNSGKSTTFNALTGAKVKTGNWPGTSVEVSRGVWRTPHQTLDVIDFPGTYSLDPLSPDEELTREMLIERPETERPDLAIVVVDATAPARGLNLAFQIAEQPYRLVLAVTKQDVAEAQGISVDLAALEKATGIPTVGVNGRKFQGLDELERIVLAQLDRPKLQLRADSDVDKRFADLDAATHAAVSEGEPRTTLTQRIDAVALHPIVGPLLFLAVMWLVFTITTTVAAPLQDGLETLITGWFGGVVGDGLVALGLDHPLLTGLLVDGLIGGVGMVLTFAPLLALMFLCLAVLEDSGYMARAAVVTDRVMRAIGLPGKAFIPIVVGFGCNVPAISATRVLGSAKHRILTALLIPFTSCSARLIVFLMLATIFFPGHAASAVFAMYVLSILLIVVTGLVLRNTLWKAMPSEALVIDLPTYQLPTIRMASSVTWLRLKGFLQTAGGIIVTTVIVVWLLMAIPVRGDHAIAEVPPADSAYGVVSEAIAPVFKPAGFGSWTLTGPLITGFVAKEAVISTWSQVYAVEDVTDEAPEAQAESALSQQIRQDFEQASGGHTLAAVWAFMIFMLSYTPCVATIAAQRREIGSKWTLFGFAVQFVGSWLLAVLAFQLLKVFL, from the coding sequence GTGAGCGGGGGAATCTCCAGCGCACCTAGTTGCCACGCCACCGCCACGACAGCAGTAGCCCCTCAAGGCTCGCAGATCGTCGCGTTGGTCGGTGCGCCCAATTCCGGAAAGTCAACCACCTTTAATGCGTTGACCGGTGCCAAAGTTAAGACGGGCAACTGGCCGGGCACCTCGGTAGAGGTTAGCCGTGGTGTGTGGCGCACTCCCCACCAAACTCTTGATGTCATCGATTTCCCTGGCACGTACTCCTTGGATCCGCTCAGCCCGGACGAAGAACTCACCCGAGAGATGCTCATCGAGCGTCCCGAAACGGAGCGTCCCGATCTCGCCATCGTGGTCGTTGACGCGACTGCGCCGGCCCGCGGGCTAAACTTGGCGTTCCAAATCGCTGAGCAGCCTTATCGCCTCGTCCTCGCTGTGACCAAACAGGACGTCGCCGAAGCGCAAGGCATTTCGGTGGACTTGGCAGCATTGGAAAAGGCGACCGGCATCCCGACAGTTGGAGTCAATGGTCGCAAGTTTCAGGGCTTGGATGAGCTCGAACGAATTGTGCTCGCACAGTTGGATCGCCCGAAACTACAGCTTCGCGCGGACTCGGACGTCGACAAGCGCTTTGCCGACCTCGACGCCGCCACTCATGCTGCGGTCAGCGAGGGTGAGCCGCGCACGACGCTCACGCAGCGTATCGACGCCGTCGCGCTGCACCCGATCGTCGGACCACTTCTGTTCCTAGCTGTCATGTGGCTCGTGTTCACCATCACCACCACCGTTGCCGCGCCGCTCCAAGACGGACTTGAAACGCTCATCACCGGCTGGTTCGGCGGGGTAGTGGGGGATGGGCTCGTCGCGTTGGGGCTGGATCATCCGCTGCTCACCGGGCTGCTTGTCGACGGCCTCATTGGCGGCGTCGGCATGGTCCTGACATTTGCCCCGCTGCTCGCCCTCATGTTCCTTTGCCTAGCAGTCCTTGAGGACTCGGGTTATATGGCGCGAGCTGCCGTCGTTACTGACCGGGTGATGCGCGCGATTGGGCTGCCTGGCAAGGCATTCATTCCTATCGTGGTCGGCTTCGGCTGCAACGTGCCCGCGATCTCAGCTACTCGGGTGCTGGGCAGCGCTAAACACCGAATACTCACGGCGCTGCTCATTCCATTTACTTCGTGTTCCGCGCGCCTGATCGTGTTCCTCATGCTGGCCACGATCTTCTTCCCTGGTCATGCGGCGAGCGCCGTGTTCGCCATGTATGTGCTTTCCATCTTGCTCATCGTGGTGACCGGTCTCGTGCTGCGGAACACCTTGTGGAAGGCCATGCCAAGTGAAGCTCTGGTCATCGACCTTCCGACCTATCAGCTGCCCACAATTCGGATGGCCAGCTCGGTCACGTGGCTTCGCTTGAAAGGCTTCCTACAGACCGCAGGCGGCATCATCGTTACCACAGTGATCGTCGTGTGGCTGCTGATGGCGATTCCTGTGCGAGGCGACCACGCGATTGCGGAAGTTCCGCCAGCGGATTCTGCCTACGGTGTCGTTTCTGAGGCCATCGCGCCAGTATTCAAGCCTGCAGGTTTCGGTTCTTGGACCTTGACGGGGCCACTGATTACTGGGTTCGTGGCCAAGGAAGCCGTTATATCGACATGGTCGCAGGTGTATGCCGTGGAAGATGTGACCGACGAAGCCCCGGAGGCACAGGCAGAAAGCGCGCTATCCCAGCAGATTCGGCAAGACTTCGAACAGGCTTCTGGTGGGCACACCCTGGCTGCAGTCTGGGCTTTCATGATCTTCATGCTGTCCTACACGCCGTGTGTGGCCACCATCGCTGCCCAGCGCCGTGAAATTGGTTCCAAGTGGACACTGTTTGGTTTCGCAGTGCAGTTTGTGGGTTCGTGGCTGCTCGCAGTGTTGGCATTCCAACTTCTCAAGGTTTTCCTGTGA
- the hisN gene encoding histidinol-phosphatase, whose translation MYAEDLALALELANIADKITLDRFEASDLQVSSKPDLTPVSDADLAVEEALRERLSTDRPADAILGEEFGGDAVLEGRQWVIDPIDGTKNFVRGVPVYATLIALLVDGQPVVGVISAPALARRWWAAEGSGAWRAFNGGSPKKLSVSGVSAIEDASVSFSSLDGWRDRGLRDGFIRLADDTWRLRGYGDFLSYCFVAEGAVDIAAEPEVSLWDLAPLAVLVTEAGGRFTSLAGEDGPHGGDAIATNGQLHDAALSYLR comes from the coding sequence ATGTACGCAGAAGACCTTGCGCTGGCTCTAGAGCTGGCAAACATTGCTGACAAGATCACCCTCGACCGTTTTGAAGCCTCTGACCTGCAGGTTAGCTCCAAGCCAGATTTGACTCCGGTATCCGATGCTGACCTTGCCGTAGAGGAGGCACTCCGCGAGCGTCTATCCACCGACCGCCCAGCCGATGCCATCCTCGGCGAAGAATTTGGCGGAGACGCAGTGCTTGAGGGCCGCCAGTGGGTCATCGACCCCATCGACGGCACCAAGAACTTCGTGCGCGGAGTTCCGGTGTATGCCACCCTCATCGCCCTGCTTGTCGACGGCCAGCCCGTGGTCGGTGTCATCTCCGCACCGGCCCTCGCCCGCCGTTGGTGGGCCGCCGAAGGCTCTGGTGCGTGGCGCGCATTTAATGGCGGCTCGCCAAAGAAGCTGAGCGTGTCTGGAGTGTCGGCCATCGAGGACGCGTCCGTATCTTTCTCTTCCCTGGACGGCTGGCGCGACCGAGGCCTTCGCGACGGCTTCATCCGCCTCGCCGACGACACTTGGCGCCTGCGTGGCTACGGCGATTTCTTGTCCTACTGCTTCGTGGCAGAGGGGGCAGTCGACATCGCAGCTGAGCCCGAGGTCAGCCTGTGGGACCTCGCTCCGCTAGCCGTGCTCGTCACCGAAGCCGGCGGTCGCTTCACATCCCTAGCAGGCGAGGATGGACCCCACGGTGGCGATGCCATCGCCACCAATGGGCAGCTTCACGACGCCGCCCTGAGCTACCTACGCTAG
- a CDS encoding DUF3558 family protein, with translation MRQRLGSLRTLSTAIAITYFSLSLTSCTPPDADTAPSKGETPATGSADTAPIDVHSPATFDPKDPNFKLFDPCTELDDEVFQKAGLGKRSRIGDESDGSFHTCTFATDESSAYFGTVSISTNSVDFETVAKKTHIVKTEASQKIPQVYQYRLSEQSKNECASVAQTSRGQLDVLVMSFDKAMSPELICGESLAFLETLYAEVEMKSRNGTRRN, from the coding sequence ATGCGCCAACGACTCGGCTCCTTGCGGACGCTCTCAACTGCCATCGCAATCACATACTTCTCACTCAGCCTCACAAGCTGCACACCGCCAGACGCGGACACTGCGCCAAGCAAGGGGGAAACGCCCGCAACGGGCAGCGCAGACACCGCGCCTATCGACGTCCACAGCCCAGCAACCTTTGACCCCAAAGACCCCAACTTCAAACTCTTCGACCCGTGCACCGAACTCGACGACGAAGTGTTCCAGAAGGCGGGGTTGGGGAAAAGGTCGCGGATTGGAGATGAATCTGATGGGTCGTTCCATACCTGTACTTTTGCAACAGATGAGAGTTCTGCGTATTTCGGAACTGTCTCTATTTCAACAAATTCTGTTGATTTCGAGACGGTCGCGAAAAAGACTCACATAGTGAAAACAGAGGCATCCCAAAAAATACCGCAGGTGTATCAGTATCGACTCTCGGAGCAATCCAAGAACGAGTGTGCTTCTGTGGCCCAAACTAGCAGGGGGCAGCTGGACGTTTTGGTGATGTCGTTTGACAAGGCTATGAGTCCGGAGTTGATATGTGGAGAGTCGTTGGCTTTTCTTGAAACTCTTTATGCAGAAGTGGAGATGAAAAGCAGAAATGGAACACGTCGAAATTGA
- a CDS encoding acyl-CoA carboxylase subunit beta, protein MTNQDPTMQERLDKLAEAKHKVSLGGGEAKLEKQHERGKLTARERVDLLIDDDTFRETGMFAKHRTTEFGMDKAEAPADGVVTGVGAVFGRPVHVASQDFSVMGGSAGETQSNKVAAMMEASATTGTPFVFINDSGGARVQEGIDSLSGYGKVFYQNVLLSGLVPQISIIAGPCAGGAAYSPALTDFIIQTRKANMFITGPGVIKSVTGEVVTAEQLGGPDAHMAKAGNIHFIAEDDEQAIIIAQKLLSFLPQNNTEEPPVVDPDYVVEPDESLRDIVPVEGKKGYDVREVIARIVDRGDFLESQAGFAPNMVVGFGRIVGRTVGIIANQPNVMSGVLDIDSSDKGSQFIRFCNAFNIPLLTLVDVPGFMPGVAQEHGGIIRHGAKMLYAYSSATVPKITVVLRKSYGGAHLAMCSKDLGADRVFAWPTAEIAVMGADGAVNVVFRKEIENAEDPETKRAELVQLYKDTFSTPFMAASRGLVDDIIDPAVTRGEVAMALEVLANKRTTRPAKKHGLGPA, encoded by the coding sequence ATGACGAACCAAGATCCAACTATGCAAGAGCGCCTCGACAAGCTTGCCGAGGCCAAGCACAAGGTCTCCCTCGGCGGCGGCGAAGCCAAGCTCGAGAAGCAGCATGAGCGCGGAAAGCTCACCGCTCGTGAGCGCGTTGACCTGCTGATCGACGATGACACCTTCCGCGAAACCGGCATGTTTGCCAAGCACCGCACTACCGAATTCGGCATGGACAAGGCTGAGGCCCCAGCCGATGGCGTCGTCACCGGCGTTGGCGCTGTCTTCGGACGCCCGGTCCACGTCGCGTCCCAGGACTTCAGCGTCATGGGTGGCTCCGCGGGCGAGACTCAGTCCAACAAGGTCGCCGCCATGATGGAAGCTTCCGCAACTACTGGCACCCCATTCGTTTTCATTAACGACTCCGGCGGAGCGCGCGTCCAGGAAGGCATCGACTCCCTTTCGGGTTATGGCAAGGTCTTCTACCAGAACGTTTTGCTCTCCGGCTTGGTCCCGCAGATCTCCATCATTGCTGGCCCGTGTGCCGGTGGTGCTGCGTACTCCCCAGCGCTGACCGACTTCATCATCCAGACCCGCAAGGCCAACATGTTCATCACAGGCCCAGGCGTGATCAAGTCTGTGACCGGCGAAGTTGTCACCGCAGAACAGCTCGGTGGCCCTGATGCGCACATGGCGAAGGCTGGCAACATCCACTTCATTGCCGAGGATGACGAGCAAGCGATCATCATCGCTCAGAAGCTCCTGAGCTTCCTTCCTCAGAACAACACCGAAGAGCCACCTGTGGTGGATCCGGACTACGTTGTCGAGCCTGACGAGTCCCTGCGCGATATCGTTCCGGTGGAAGGCAAGAAGGGCTACGACGTCCGCGAAGTGATCGCCCGCATCGTTGACCGTGGTGACTTCCTCGAATCCCAGGCAGGCTTCGCGCCGAACATGGTTGTCGGCTTCGGTCGCATCGTTGGTCGCACCGTGGGCATCATTGCCAACCAGCCGAATGTCATGTCCGGCGTGCTCGACATCGACTCCTCCGACAAGGGCTCGCAGTTCATCCGCTTCTGCAACGCCTTCAACATCCCACTACTCACACTTGTCGACGTCCCTGGCTTCATGCCGGGTGTCGCCCAGGAGCACGGTGGCATCATCCGTCACGGTGCCAAAATGCTGTATGCCTACTCCTCGGCAACGGTGCCAAAGATCACCGTGGTCCTGCGTAAGTCTTACGGTGGAGCCCACCTGGCTATGTGTTCCAAGGACCTCGGCGCAGACCGCGTCTTTGCCTGGCCAACGGCTGAGATCGCCGTGATGGGCGCCGACGGCGCCGTGAACGTGGTCTTCCGCAAGGAAATCGAAAACGCGGAGGATCCTGAGACCAAGCGGGCCGAACTGGTTCAGCTCTACAAGGACACCTTCTCGACGCCATTCATGGCGGCATCCCGTGGCCTGGTCGATGACATCATTGACCCGGCTGTCACCCGTGGCGAAGTAGCTATGGCTCTCGAGGTCCTGGCCAACAAGCGTACGACCCGCCCTGCCAAGAAGCACGGCCTCGGCCCAGCGTAA
- a CDS encoding inositol monophosphatase family protein, with the protein MAVPQNFTDMIDTFTKTFVIAHDQDTDEHLAQTLVFNAGRLAWRIRELGITTEQKTSVSDVVTEADKAAERFIAGALETLRPEDGILGEEGAARESISGRTWVVDPVDGTYNFSTGSDYWCSAIALVKGDPDDPDELLFGAVHRPAMGYTWFGGPNIPTTRDGKDVEKLGDNPLALVGLGTYLHPTYLAQEPVREAWQKVAEQVASLRMLGAGSVDLGSVADGTLGLWLQHTVASWDWLPGRALVEGAGGKAVKFDAGGVTWCLAGNEKAVNEALALF; encoded by the coding sequence ATGGCCGTTCCACAGAATTTCACCGATATGATCGACACCTTCACAAAAACCTTTGTGATCGCGCACGATCAGGACACCGACGAACATCTCGCACAGACGCTGGTTTTCAATGCTGGCCGTCTCGCCTGGCGCATCCGCGAGCTGGGCATCACCACTGAACAGAAGACTTCGGTGTCGGATGTTGTCACCGAGGCCGATAAGGCTGCCGAACGCTTTATCGCCGGAGCTCTGGAAACGCTGCGCCCAGAGGATGGAATTCTCGGCGAGGAAGGTGCTGCCCGGGAAAGCATTTCCGGTCGCACCTGGGTCGTTGATCCGGTGGATGGCACCTACAACTTCTCAACAGGCTCTGACTACTGGTGCTCAGCAATCGCCCTGGTTAAAGGCGATCCGGATGATCCAGATGAGCTCCTGTTCGGCGCAGTACACCGCCCCGCCATGGGGTACACCTGGTTCGGCGGACCGAATATTCCAACCACAAGGGATGGCAAGGACGTCGAGAAGCTAGGCGATAATCCCCTCGCTTTGGTGGGCCTCGGCACCTACCTCCACCCCACTTATCTGGCGCAGGAACCAGTGCGGGAGGCGTGGCAAAAGGTGGCAGAGCAAGTGGCCAGCCTGCGCATGCTTGGCGCTGGCTCGGTCGATCTGGGCAGCGTCGCGGACGGCACATTGGGGCTGTGGCTGCAGCACACGGTCGCGTCCTGGGATTGGTTGCCGGGTCGTGCGTTGGTCGAAGGCGCGGGCGGCAAAGCTGTGAAGTTTGACGCCGGCGGGGTCACGTGGTGCCTGGCCGGAAACGAGAAAGCGGTGAATGAAGCCCTCGCCCTGTTCTAA
- a CDS encoding biotin/lipoyl-containing protein, which yields MKLKVTVNGVAYSVDVEVEEEQRTLAPIVFGGGTASLHSEPSNAKVSGTSLNAVTAPLAGSVFKVLVAEGDTIEAGQVLLILEAMKMETEITAPNAGTVTAIHVEPGDPVQGGQPLIEIA from the coding sequence ATGAAACTCAAAGTAACCGTCAACGGTGTCGCCTACAGTGTCGATGTCGAGGTAGAGGAGGAGCAGCGCACCCTCGCCCCGATCGTCTTCGGTGGCGGTACCGCATCCCTGCACTCCGAACCGTCCAACGCCAAGGTCTCCGGCACCTCCCTCAATGCCGTGACCGCGCCATTGGCAGGCTCTGTCTTCAAGGTGCTCGTTGCAGAAGGCGACACCATCGAGGCCGGCCAGGTCCTCCTGATCTTGGAAGCCATGAAGATGGAGACCGAAATTACCGCCCCTAACGCCGGTACAGTCACCGCGATTCACGTGGAGCCTGGCGACCCGGTTCAGGGCGGTCAGCCTCTCATCGAAATCGCTTAA